A segment of the Niveibacterium umoris genome:
AGGGCTGGCAGAGGGCGTGCCGCACGCGGTCAGCGATCCGCGCGCGCAGATTCGCCCCTTCATTCCGCCGCGGGTCGACCGCGCTGGCCGGCCAGTGGAGCCGCCGCTGGAGCGCCCGACGCCGCCGGAAGACCCATGGGCGCAACGCGCCGAGTTGCGCGCCGAGGCTGCGGAACCCTATCCCGCGCGCCCGCAGCCGGCACAGCCGCAGGTTTCGCGCCGCGAACGCCAGGCCGAGGAGCGCGCCGCAGAGATCGCTGCTCGCATGGCGGCCGACGCGGCGGAAGCCGAGAAGGTGCGTGCGCTGGAAGCCGCCAATGCGAAGATGGCCGACGAACTCGGTGCGATTCGCGGCATGATCGAACGCCAGCTCGCCGGCTTCGCCTGGGGAGAACTGACCCGCGGTGCACCGGTACGCGCCCAGATCATGGGCGAACTGCTGGAAACCGGCTTTTCGGCGCAGCTCTCGCGTGAATTGACCGAGACGGTACCGGTCGACGTTGCTGCCGACACCGCGCGCACGATGGTGCGCAACCAGATCAGCCGTCGCATGCTGACACTCGAATCCGAAGCAGATCTGATCGAACGTGGCGGGGTGTATGCGCTGGTCGGGCCGACCGGGGTCGGCAAGACCACCACCGCGGCCAAGCTCGCTGCGCGGTGTGTGGTGCGCCACGGCGCGGACCGGCTTGCGCTGATCACGACAGACGGTTACCGGATCGGCGCGCATGAGCAACTGCGCATCTACGGCCGCATCCTCGGCGTGCAGGTGCACACGGTGCGCGACGCGTCCGAACTGCGCCGCACGCTGCAGGATCTGGCCGGCAAGCACATGGTGCTGATCGACACGATCGGCATGAGCCAGCGCGACAAGATGGTCGCCGAACAGGCCGCGATGCTCTCCGGCGCGGGCTGCGTTCGCCGGCTCCTGCTGCTCAACTCGACCAGCCGCGGCGACACGCTTGAAGACGTGGTGCGTGCCTACGAAGGGCCGGACCTGGCCGGCTGCATCCTGACCAAGACCGATGAGGCGGTGTCGCTTGCCCCTGCGCTGGACGTGGTGATCCGGCACGAGCTGCGTGCCTACTACGTGGCCAACGGGCAGCGCGTGCCGGAAGACCTGCACCTGCCCAACCGTGCCTGGCTGACCCACCGTGCCTTGCGCGAACTGACGCCGGACTCGCCATTCCGGCTTACCCCCGAAGATGCCGGGCTGCTCAGTTCCGCCCCGCGCCTTCGTGGCAACGATGGAGCGCACGCATGAAAGCCGGCTTCGAGGATCAGGCCGCGGGTCTGCGCAAGCTGTTGCGCAAGGCGCCGCCGCAGGTGGTTGCGGTCAGCGTGTTCGGTGCCCGTGCGATGCACTGGTTTGCCGGGCAGGCGCTGACGCGGGCGCAGGGCGGCCGGCATGTGGTGGCTTTCGACGAAATGGCGACCAGCGGAAATTTCGCCGATGCACTGGGTGCCGCGGCGCGCTTCGATCTGTTGCAGGCGGTGGAACGCCATGTCGCGCTTGACGCCGTGCGGGTCGATGCCGGGCCGGGCTTGTCGCTGTTCCCTTCGGCGCGGCTTGCGCGTGCGCTCAACGGTGCCGACCGGGTGCTCAGCGATCGCTTCGCCGATACTTGCCGCGCGCTGCAACGAGGCAGCGATCTGTGGCTGATCCATGCGCGGCCCGACGAGGGGCGGGTGCTCTCGCCGCTGGCCAGCGCAGCGCACCGTATGGTGGTGGTGCTCGACGGCTCGCCGCGTGCGACGACCGAAGCCTATGCCTTGATCAAACGGCTCGACGGCGGGCCATGGCCGCAGATCGACCTGGCGCTCGCGCCGGCACGCGATCCGGACGAGGCCGAAGCGTTGCTGGCCAACCTGATCCTGGTCGGCCACCGGCAGACGGGACTCGCGCTGCGCCGGGTAAGCAGCCTCGAAGCCTGCGCGGCCGCTGCGGCGGCAGTGTCGGATTCGGCAGCGGATGGCGTCTTCCTTGAACGCGTGCTGGGTCTGGCCAAGCGGCGCCAGCGCACATCGATGGCGCTGGCCATGTAGCGGCCTGAGATAAAAAATCCTGAAAAAGGGCTCAATTTCCCTCTCAGGCGGCCGATAGTGTGAGTAGCAACGGCAGGGAGGCTTCGCCGAAGCCTCGAACGAGACCGTAGAAGAGAGAGTCACACGAGATGTACACGGCATCGGGAACGCTAGACAAGAACCAGCTCGTCACGCAGTACGTTCCACTTGTGAAACGTATCGCGTACCACCTGATGGCCAAGTTGCCGGCCAGCGTGCAGGTGGAAGACATCATCCAGAACGGCATGCTGGGCCTGCTCGACGCGATCGGGCGCTACGAAGAGGGTCTGGGCGCCCAGTTCGAGACCTACGCGGTCCAGCGGATCCGCGGCGCGATGCTCGACGGCCTGCGCGAGAACGACTGGCTGCCGCGCAGTCTTCGCCGCGAAATGCGTCGCATCGAGACGGCCATCCACCAGCTCGAACAGCGTTTCGGGCGGCAGCCGACCGAGAAGGAACTCTCCGAGGCGTTGGGCATGACCCTGGTCGACTACCAGAAGATGCTGCAGGAAGCGCGCGGATATCAGCTGGTGTATTTCGAGGATTTCAGCGACGAGGAAGAAGAAGACTTCCTTGAGCGCCATGTGGCAGGACACGAAGCCGACCCGCTGGACGTACTTGAGGACAAGACGATGCGCGAATCGCTGGTGAAAGCCATTGACGATCTGCCGGAACGGGAAAAGATGGTCATGGGCCTCTACTACGAAGAGGACCTGAACCTGCGCGAGATCGGTGAAGTGCTTGGCGTATCCGAATCGCGGGTCTGCCAGCTGCACAGCCAGGCAATTGCGCGCCTGCGTTCGCGCATTACCGGCACGGTGCGTGCCCATGCGGCCAGCACGCGCGGGCGCCGCGCATCGGCATAAGCCAGGGAGCCGGGCGTGGACAAGATCTCCATCTTCGGTCTGCTGCTCGGCCTCACTGCCATCGTCGGCGGGCAGGTGCTGGAGGGTGGCCACGTCGGGTCGCTGGTCCAGCCGACTGCATTCATGATCGTGATCGGCGGCACCCTCGGTGCGGTCATGCTGCAGAGCCCATTCACGGTATTCCGTCAGGGCGTGAAGATGGCTGTGTGGATCTTCG
Coding sequences within it:
- the flhF gene encoding flagellar biosynthesis protein FlhF, whose protein sequence is MINVKRYYGRTARDALRLVKEELGNDAVVLSNRAVDGGVEILALPSEEVGAVQAGIRAQTRAQPAPPPAPEPIRVQAPAPRAVAAKAPPPAIAMPREEEHDFRVSLSTRVAHANNTAESFTQGLAEGVPHAVSDPRAQIRPFIPPRVDRAGRPVEPPLERPTPPEDPWAQRAELRAEAAEPYPARPQPAQPQVSRRERQAEERAAEIAARMAADAAEAEKVRALEAANAKMADELGAIRGMIERQLAGFAWGELTRGAPVRAQIMGELLETGFSAQLSRELTETVPVDVAADTARTMVRNQISRRMLTLESEADLIERGGVYALVGPTGVGKTTTAAKLAARCVVRHGADRLALITTDGYRIGAHEQLRIYGRILGVQVHTVRDASELRRTLQDLAGKHMVLIDTIGMSQRDKMVAEQAAMLSGAGCVRRLLLLNSTSRGDTLEDVVRAYEGPDLAGCILTKTDEAVSLAPALDVVIRHELRAYYVANGQRVPEDLHLPNRAWLTHRALRELTPDSPFRLTPEDAGLLSSAPRLRGNDGAHA
- a CDS encoding RNA polymerase sigma factor FliA; protein product: MYTASGTLDKNQLVTQYVPLVKRIAYHLMAKLPASVQVEDIIQNGMLGLLDAIGRYEEGLGAQFETYAVQRIRGAMLDGLRENDWLPRSLRREMRRIETAIHQLEQRFGRQPTEKELSEALGMTLVDYQKMLQEARGYQLVYFEDFSDEEEEDFLERHVAGHEADPLDVLEDKTMRESLVKAIDDLPEREKMVMGLYYEEDLNLREIGEVLGVSESRVCQLHSQAIARLRSRITGTVRAHAASTRGRRASA
- a CDS encoding MinD/ParA family ATP-binding protein, with product MKAGFEDQAAGLRKLLRKAPPQVVAVSVFGARAMHWFAGQALTRAQGGRHVVAFDEMATSGNFADALGAAARFDLLQAVERHVALDAVRVDAGPGLSLFPSARLARALNGADRVLSDRFADTCRALQRGSDLWLIHARPDEGRVLSPLASAAHRMVVVLDGSPRATTEAYALIKRLDGGPWPQIDLALAPARDPDEAEALLANLILVGHRQTGLALRRVSSLEACAAAAAAVSDSAADGVFLERVLGLAKRRQRTSMALAM